In Natrinema amylolyticum, the DNA window AGGCTCACGCCGACCACCTCCCTCTACTGATCGCCGGACAGCGGCGTGGTCCGAACGGAACCGTGGTGAACTCTGTTAAAAATGGAACTCTCGAAAAACGGAATTCCCCGGATAACAGCGAGTACAGGGTTGTTACTCGAGTTTCAGGAACCCACGAGACAACAGTTAATTTCGAGTGGACTCGCCGGGATTTGAACCCGGGGCCTCTCCCATGCCAAGGGAGTGATCTACCCCTGATCTACGAGCCCTCGTACGCATCCCACAGTTCCCGTCGGGAATAGATAAACCCCTCGAATTCCTCGAGCCCCCGTCACGGTCCCACACTCTCACCGGCGAACGGCCCCGCTCGCCTCGAGCAGACCGGCTCAGACCCTCGGGGACCGATAATTCCAGTAGTTATAAGTTACACTACAAACAGTATTTCGATGGAAGCTACGTTTCCGAAACCACCGCGAGGGGCATGCGTCGAAATGCCCCGGGTGCTGAGACACCCGAAGCGTGGCTTCCAAGCCTACCACGGCTTTGCAAGCCATGTTCCAGTTGATTCTACCGAGACATAAACGTCTCGCACGACAGCAGCGCCAGCATCGTCCGTACTCGAGCCAGCAACCGACCCCCGACGGAGCGCCACAGTGACCGACGGCAATCCGGACGCGCCCGAGCCCGTTGCGGCGGATGCGTCCACCGACGCCGACGCCGCCGAGTCGGACGGCCACTCGAGCTTTCCGCCGTGTCCCCACTGCGACGACCGGGTGGTCACGGTCACGTCTCGAGGACCGATGACCCACGTCGCCGGGCCGTGTGGCTGTCGGCTCACGCCGAGAGACGTTCGTCGGCTGTAAGACTAGATCCCTACTCCCGTCACAGCCGATCGCTTCGAACACCACGAAAGCCCGCGTCAGCCCCTTTCAGTCTCGACCGTATCGGCTGGCCGGAATGCCACCGCGAGTGGTTACGAACGCTTTTTGCGCGTCCCGCGAGGAAACCTGACGATGGCCGGGGACCAGGACCGAGAGCCGAACCGAGACGAGACCGCTCGACGCGCGGCCGTGCGCGACACCTACGACCGGATCGCGACCCACTTCGCGTCCACGCGGGAGTACGCCTGGCCCGAGGTCGAATCTTTCGTCGACGCCCACGCGAGCGCCGACCGACTCTCCGACGGCGTCGGGCTCGACCTCGGCTGTGGCAACTGCCGCCACGCCGAACTACTGGCCGCCGACTGCGAGTCCGTCGTCGGCCTCGACGTCAGCCGCGGCCTGCTCGAGACCGGTCGGGAGCGCGCAAGCGAGCGCGCGTTCGACGTCGAACTGGTTCAGGGCGACGCGGCGACGCTGCCGTTAGCCGAGAACAGCGTCGACGTCGCAGTGTACGTCGCGACGCTGCATCACCT includes these proteins:
- a CDS encoding class I SAM-dependent methyltransferase — its product is MAGDQDREPNRDETARRAAVRDTYDRIATHFASTREYAWPEVESFVDAHASADRLSDGVGLDLGCGNCRHAELLAADCESVVGLDVSRGLLETGRERASERAFDVELVQGDAATLPLAENSVDVAVYVATLHHLPTRAARRASLDELARVLAPDGRALVSAWSTAHDRFDATEGFDTTVEWTLPGGEPVDRFYHIYAPDEFEADLAASDLALREWELSSGNCYATAAGAGPTG